The following proteins are encoded in a genomic region of Oryza brachyantha chromosome 11, ObraRS2, whole genome shotgun sequence:
- the LOC102715150 gene encoding amino acid permease 3-like, translating to MGGKAAALEVSAAEAGRGAGEEGEWRDDDGRPRRTGTVWTASAHIITAVIGSGVLSLAWAIAQLGWVAGPAVMLLFAFVIYYTSTLLAECYRSGDPCSGKRNYTYMDAVRANLGGAKVRLCGVIQYANLFGVAIGYTIAASISMLAIKRADCFHEKGHKNACRSSSNPYMILFGAVEIVFSQIPDFDQIWWLSIVAAIMSFTYSTIGLSLGIAQTVANGGFSGSLTGISVGAGVTSMQKVWRSLQAFGDIAFAYSYAIILIEIQDTIKAPPPSEAKVMKRATMVSVATTTVFYMLCGCMGYAAFGDRSPDNLLTGFGFYEPFWLLDVANAAIVVHLVGAYQVFCQPIFAFVERWAAATWPDSGFISREVRVGPLALSVFRLTWRTAFVCATTVVSMLLPFFGDVVGLLGAVSFWPLTVYFPVEMYIAQRGVRRGSARWLCLKTLSAACLVVSVAAAAGSIADVVDALRVYRPFSG from the exons ATGggggggaaggcggcggcgctggaggtgtcggcggcggaggcggggagaGGAGctggggaggagggggagtggagggacgacgacgggcggccgcggcggacggGGACGGTGTGGACGGCGAGCGCGCACATCATCACGGCGGTGATCGGCTCCGGCGTGCTGTCGCTGGCGTGGGCGATCGCGCAGCTCGGATGGGTGGCCGGGCCGGCCGTCATGCTGCTCTTCGCCTTCGTCATCTACTACACCTCCACGCTGCTCGCCGAGTGCTACCGCTCCGGCGACCCCTGCTCCGGCAAGCGCAACTACACCTACATGGACGCCGTCCGCGCCAACCTTGGCGGCGCCAAGGTCCGCCTTTGCGGCGTCATCCAGTACGCCAACCTCTTCGGCGTCGCCATCGGCTACACCATCGCCGCATCCATCAGCATGCT gGCGATCAAGAGGGCGGATTGCTTCCACGAGAAGGGGCACAAGAACGCGTGCAGGAGCTCGAGCAACCCGTACATGATCCTGTTCGGCGCCGTGGAGATCGTCTTCTCGCAGATCCCGGACTTCGACCAGATATGGTGGCTGtccatcgtcgccgccatcaTGTCCTTCACCTACTCCACCATCGGCCTCTCGCTCGGCATCGCGCAGACGGTGGCCAACGGCGGGTTCAGCGGCAGCCTCACCGGCATcagcgtcggcgccggcgtcacCTCCATGCAGAAGGTCTGGCGCAGCCTCCAGGCCTTCGGCGACATCGCCTTCGCGTACTCCTACGCCATCATCCTCATCGAGATCCAG GACACGATcaaggcgccgccgccgtcggaggcgaaggtgatgAAGAGGGCGACGATGGTgagcgtggcgacgacgacggtgttCTACATGCTGTGCGGCTGCATGGGGTACGCGGCGTTCGGGGACAGGTCGCCGGACAACCTGCTTACCGGGTTCGGCTTCTACGAACCGTTCTGGCTGCTCGACGTCGCCAACGCCGCCATCGTCGTGCACCTCGTCGGCGCCTACCAGGTGTTCTGCCAGCCCATCTTCGCGTTCGTCgagcggtgggcggcggcaacgTGGCCGGACAGCGGGTTCATCTCCCGGGAGGTCCGCGTGGGGCCCCTCGCGCTCAGCGTGTTCCGGCTCACCTGGCGCACGGCGTTCGTCTGCGCCACCACCGTCGTCTCCAtgctcctccccttcttcGGCGACGTGGTGGGGCTCCTCGGCGCCGTCTCCTTCTGGCCGCTCACCGTCTACTTCCCCGTCGAGATGTACATCGCGCAGCGCGGCGTCCGCCGGGGCAGCGCGCGGTGGCTCTGCCTCAAGACCCTCAGCGCCGCCTGCCTcgtcgtctccgtcgccgccgccgccggctccatCGCCGACGTGGTCGACGCGCTCAGGGTGTACCGGCCGTTCAGCGGCTAG
- the LOC102715427 gene encoding uncharacterized protein LOC102715427 translates to MASDRVEVDTARPFRSVKEAVAVFGERFLVGDGHSRRPSNGNGYAAVVDIAIANAKHEAGSSSSGDNVSSSPDAMEAEPEEEDAAPAVVPMYSAPSSPQSSPNGEEADDERDGGVVDAAGAMVVRSVKKLEAEVAETRQEVAQLKKRGSEMEMAVASLTAQLHRGLSKLAELEADRAARRSIGGDTDVMVATFRSERWGGIGGGDIAASGKSYEYLPSFSHALSLGEVDDGELVGRRRKARKVKPIVPLIGDIIFSRRKSTKDKGDGFYSNGDLYSVLG, encoded by the coding sequence ATGGCCTCCGACCGCGTCGAGGTCGACACCGCCCGCCCTTTCCGGTCCGTCAAGGAGGCCGTCGCCGTGTTCGGCGAGCGCTtcctcgtcggcgacggccatTCCAGGCGGCCCAGCAATGGCAATGGCTATGCTGCTGTCGTTGATATCGCCATTGCCAATGCCAAGCACGAAGCCGGCAGCAGTAGCAGTGGTGACAatgtttcttcttctcctgATGCCATGGAAGCTGAGcctgaggaggaggatgcggcACCGGCCGTCGTGCCGATGTACTcggcgccgtcctcgccgcagtcgtcgccgaacggcgaggaggccgatgacgagcgcgacggcggcgtggtcgACGCGGCGGGGGCGATGGTGGTGCGGTCCGTCAAGAAgctggaggcggaggtggccgaGACGAGGCAGGAGGTGGCGCAGCTCAAGAAGAGGGGGAGCGAGATGGAGATGGCCGTGGCTTCGCTCACCGCGCAGCTCCACCGCGGCCTCTCCAAGCTGGCGGAGCTGGAGGCCGacagggcggcgcggcgcagcaTCGGGGGCGACACCGACGTGATGGTGGCGACGTTCAGGAGCGAGCGGTGGggcggcatcggcggcggcgacatcgccgcctccggcaAGTCGTACGAGTACCTGCCGTCGTTCAGCCACGCGCTCAGcctcggcgaggtcgacgacggcgagctcgTCGGCAGGAGGCGGAAGGCGCGGAAGGTGAAGCCGATCGTGCCTCTCATCGGCGACATCATCTTCTCCAGGAGGAAGAGCACGAAGGACAAGGGCGATGGCTTCTACAGCAATGGCGATCTTTACAGTGTTCTTGGCtga